One window of Planifilum fulgidum genomic DNA carries:
- a CDS encoding class I SAM-dependent methyltransferase encodes MDINLSEYEDPILYDLENPSSSELPFLLDLAEKYVKKGEKILELGCGTGRITIPMAEAGYSLIAVDIHEEMLNRAKEKMSPCHSIDWHLQDCRQLHLDFMTGHVFQHFLTNEDQDQALQSVYRCLKDHGVFVFDTHFPSFEEHALSDHETFWRTVIDAQGRTVQIYIKEQYDPIKQIEHCKVIRRFFDAGRFVEEKESFIDLRYTYPQEMKHLLDKNRFKLLRICDGWKDRPMTQYTESMVVICKKENNNV; translated from the coding sequence ATGGATATCAATTTATCGGAATATGAAGATCCGATTCTTTATGATCTGGAAAATCCGTCTTCAAGCGAGCTTCCCTTTCTCTTGGATCTTGCTGAAAAGTATGTAAAAAAAGGAGAAAAAATTTTGGAACTGGGCTGTGGAACTGGGAGAATTACCATTCCCATGGCAGAGGCAGGGTATTCCTTGATCGCTGTCGATATACATGAGGAAATGCTCAACAGAGCAAAAGAAAAAATGTCACCCTGTCATTCAATTGATTGGCATTTGCAAGATTGTCGCCAATTACACTTGGATTTTATGACCGGACATGTTTTCCAACATTTTCTAACCAATGAAGATCAGGATCAAGCGTTGCAATCAGTATACCGGTGTTTAAAAGATCATGGGGTTTTCGTTTTTGATACGCATTTTCCTTCCTTTGAGGAACACGCATTGTCAGATCATGAAACATTCTGGCGCACTGTGATTGATGCACAGGGGAGAACAGTACAGATCTATATAAAAGAACAATATGATCCAATTAAACAAATTGAGCATTGCAAAGTGATTCGACGTTTTTTCGATGCAGGACGGTTCGTTGAGGAAAAGGAAAGTTTTATCGATCTTCGCTATACATATCCGCAAGAGATGAAACACCTGTTGGATAAAAATAGATTTAAATTGCTTCGTATTTGTGACGGTTGGAAAGATCGGCCAATGACCCAGTACACTGAGTCTATGGTAGTGATTTGCAAAAAGGAGAACAACAACGTGTAA
- a CDS encoding glyoxalase, protein MANPCPEGITTGLHHAQTVISREAAGSSASPKSKTRFSPGKRGFRPQVGDREVHMGTEEGEDRHKTKVHLAYQVTDLAGWRKKLAERGISVLESIPIPGCDPALRQPGGDDRAEG, encoded by the coding sequence TTGGCCAATCCCTGCCCGGAAGGAATCACCACGGGGTTGCACCACGCGCAAACCGTCATTTCCCGGGAAGCGGCCGGCTCCTCGGCCTCACCGAAATCAAAAACCCGCTTCTCTCCGGGCAAGAGGGGCTTCCGGCCTCAGGTCGGCGACCGGGAAGTGCACATGGGCACGGAGGAGGGCGAGGACCGACACAAAACCAAAGTCCATCTGGCCTACCAAGTGACCGATCTTGCCGGCTGGCGAAAGAAGCTCGCGGAACGCGGCATCTCCGTGCTGGAATCGATCCCGATTCCGGGATGCGACCCGGCCCTTCGGCAACCGGGTGGAGATGATCGAGCGGAAGGATGA
- a CDS encoding transposase, with protein sequence SERGKQLYKRRSQTIERSFADAKELHELRYARYRGLAKVREQCLLIAVAQNIKKMALLLSKRGKGFVIRLIYQI encoded by the coding sequence AAGTGAAAGGGGCAAACAACTGTATAAACGACGGAGTCAGACCATTGAGCGCAGCTTCGCTGACGCCAAAGAACTTCATGAGCTTCGTTATGCACGCTACAGGGGGCTTGCCAAAGTCAGAGAGCAATGCCTCCTTATTGCCGTGGCTCAAAACATCAAAAAAATGGCCTTGCTCCTCTCGAAGAGAGGAAAAGGCTTTGTGATCCGCCTAATTTACCAAATCTAA